From Streptomyces sp. TLI_053, a single genomic window includes:
- a CDS encoding SIS domain-containing protein: MSDTQTVPGRIMAAEMAEQPAVLQRILDEGAPKIFEIAGQIAARKPRFVLLTARGTSDNAALYAKYLIEILLGKPAGLTSMSTTTAYGAKPDLTDVLVITVSQSGGSPDLVASTKAAREAGAITLAVTNNAGSPLAEVSEFHIDVLAGPEKALPATKTYTAELLALYLLIEGLRGGDGAAAKDLPELAAGILARQDEVKALADRYRFAQRLVITSRGYGYPTAREAALKLMETTYIPASPFSGADLLHGPLAMVDNVSPVIAIVPDGKGGEALQPVLDRLRGRGADLVVVGQQAQVESASAGFALPAGVPEEVQPILEILPLQLLAYEVTIARGQDPDAPRALAKVTETH; this comes from the coding sequence ATGTCCGACACGCAGACCGTCCCTGGCCGGATCATGGCGGCGGAGATGGCCGAGCAGCCGGCCGTCCTGCAGCGCATCCTCGACGAGGGCGCCCCCAAGATCTTCGAGATCGCCGGGCAGATCGCCGCCCGCAAGCCGCGCTTCGTCCTGCTGACCGCGCGCGGCACCTCGGACAACGCGGCGCTGTACGCCAAGTACCTGATCGAGATCCTGCTCGGCAAGCCGGCCGGTCTCACCTCGATGTCCACCACCACCGCGTACGGGGCCAAGCCGGACCTGACCGACGTGCTGGTGATCACCGTCAGCCAGTCGGGCGGTTCGCCCGACCTGGTCGCCTCCACCAAGGCGGCCCGCGAGGCCGGGGCCATCACCCTCGCCGTCACCAACAACGCGGGCTCGCCGCTGGCCGAGGTCTCCGAGTTCCACATCGACGTGCTGGCGGGCCCGGAGAAGGCCCTCCCGGCCACCAAGACCTACACCGCCGAGCTGCTCGCCCTCTACCTGCTGATCGAGGGCCTGCGCGGCGGCGACGGCGCGGCCGCCAAGGACCTGCCGGAGCTGGCCGCCGGGATCCTGGCCCGCCAGGACGAGGTCAAGGCCCTGGCCGACCGCTACCGCTTCGCCCAGCGCCTGGTCATCACCTCGCGCGGCTACGGCTACCCGACCGCCCGCGAGGCGGCGCTGAAGCTCATGGAGACCACCTACATCCCGGCCTCCCCGTTCTCCGGCGCCGACCTGCTGCACGGTCCGCTGGCCATGGTCGACAACGTCTCCCCGGTCATCGCGATCGTCCCGGACGGCAAGGGCGGCGAGGCCCTGCAGCCGGTGCTGGACCGCCTGCGCGGCCGCGGCGCGGACCTGGTCGTGGTGGGCCAGCAGGCGCAGGTGGAGTCCGCCTCGGCGGGCTTCGCGCTGCCGGCCGGCGTGCCGGAGGAGGTGCAGCCGATCCTGGAGATCCTGCCGCTGCAGCTGCTGGCCTACGAGGTCACCATCGCCCGGGGCCAGGACCCGGACGCCCCCCGCGCCCTCGCCAAGGTCACCGAGACCCACTGA
- a CDS encoding extracellular solute-binding protein encodes MASVGIMALAAGLTACSSGGPASGGKSASADPQSATGTVTVWLMDDAQKSWPDLVQRVNDEFAAKYPKVTLRLAYQGWADKVAKLDKAIADGTAPDVVELGNTETMKYVLSGQLAPVERTTFDNADSWIKALANTCTYQDKLWCVPYYAGARVAIYNAAALQQATGSADFPKTEDELRTALDRIADKNKADKTYSPLYLPGPYWYAAMSYVSAYGGAIARFDSGGNWHGTLSDPKSQQGINHFVDLVRKYNKGDLTLNEQNQYEAMARGHAATFYGNGYEAASVAAPVTGDPSLKDAVKVATMPGPGGKPLPTFIGGSALAVTAKSPAAALATDWVRMFTSTKSEQALADKDILPNNLTQLNPLKSKPATAAAANAVPDAWFTPLAPGWGLVEKQKILPDMLTAILKGKPVDQATKEADAAIDQLINKAG; translated from the coding sequence ATGGCGTCGGTCGGCATCATGGCGCTGGCCGCGGGTCTGACGGCCTGTTCGTCGGGCGGTCCGGCCTCCGGCGGCAAGTCGGCCTCGGCGGACCCGCAGTCCGCCACCGGCACCGTCACGGTCTGGCTGATGGACGACGCCCAGAAGAGCTGGCCCGACCTCGTCCAGCGGGTCAACGACGAGTTCGCGGCCAAGTACCCCAAGGTCACCCTGCGGCTCGCCTACCAGGGCTGGGCCGACAAGGTCGCCAAGCTCGACAAGGCGATCGCCGACGGCACCGCCCCGGACGTGGTCGAACTCGGCAACACCGAGACCATGAAGTACGTGCTCTCCGGCCAGCTGGCGCCGGTCGAACGGACCACCTTCGACAACGCCGACAGCTGGATCAAGGCACTCGCCAACACCTGCACCTACCAGGACAAGCTCTGGTGCGTGCCCTACTACGCGGGCGCCCGGGTCGCGATCTACAACGCGGCGGCCCTCCAGCAGGCGACGGGCAGCGCCGACTTCCCGAAGACCGAGGACGAGCTGCGCACGGCGCTGGACCGGATCGCCGACAAGAACAAGGCCGACAAGACCTACTCCCCGCTCTACCTGCCCGGCCCGTACTGGTACGCCGCGATGAGCTACGTCTCCGCGTACGGCGGCGCCATCGCGCGCTTCGACAGCGGCGGCAACTGGCACGGCACCCTGAGCGACCCCAAGTCGCAGCAGGGCATCAACCACTTCGTCGACCTGGTGCGCAAGTACAACAAGGGCGATCTGACGCTCAACGAGCAGAACCAGTACGAGGCGATGGCCCGCGGCCACGCGGCGACCTTCTACGGCAACGGCTACGAGGCCGCCAGCGTCGCCGCCCCGGTCACCGGCGACCCGAGCCTCAAGGACGCCGTCAAGGTGGCCACGATGCCCGGGCCGGGCGGCAAGCCGCTGCCGACCTTCATCGGCGGCTCGGCGCTCGCCGTCACCGCGAAGTCGCCCGCCGCGGCCCTGGCCACCGACTGGGTCCGGATGTTCACCAGCACCAAGTCCGAGCAGGCACTGGCGGACAAGGACATCCTGCCGAACAACCTCACCCAGCTGAACCCGCTGAAGAGCAAGCCCGCCACCGCCGCCGCGGCCAACGCGGTGCCGGACGCCTGGTTCACCCCGCTGGCCCCCGGCTGGGGCCTGGTGGAGAAGCAGAAGATCCTGCCGGACATGCTGACCGCGATCCTCAAGGGCAAGCCGGTGGACCAGGCCACCAAGGAGGCGGACGCCGCCATCGACCAGCTGATCAACAAGGCCGGCTGA
- a CDS encoding glycoside hydrolase family 3 protein, with translation MSILVPTLPASDQLHRDALTVLQPGFVGTEPPEWLRRHLAAGLGSVALFDRNVADLGQLAALTAALRAENPDLLIAIDEESGDVTRLEAGSGSSWPGNLALGAIDDPALTRDVARELGRALAAAGVNYNWAPTADVNSNPRNPVIGVRSFGADPELCARHTAAWVEGLQSAGVAACSKHFPGHGDTAVDSHHGLPVIDVDLDVLRARDLVPFQAAIAAGTKAVMTAHIMIPALDPKLPATLSPTVLRDLLRAAPQDGGLGYQGLIVSDAIEMGAIADTFGMGEGTVLALAAGADAICVGGGLADEATVLMLRDAIVAGVQSGRLPEERLADAAARVRALGSWGRIAAQGERPEADLAVGLRAARRALRVVRAPGREVLPVTERPFVASFSAEPNIAVGDVTPWGVAGMLADRFPGTRTREVGPEAAEPQVLDATVAEVLAEAADRRLVLVVRDVHRHEWMSAALARLVAARPDAAVVEMGLPQSEPVGALHIATHGAARVCGLAAVEVLTGQPGAIG, from the coding sequence GTGAGCATCCTCGTTCCCACCCTCCCGGCCTCCGACCAGCTGCACCGCGACGCGCTGACCGTCCTCCAGCCCGGCTTCGTCGGCACCGAGCCGCCGGAGTGGCTGCGCCGCCACCTCGCGGCCGGCCTCGGCTCGGTCGCGCTGTTCGACCGCAACGTGGCCGACCTCGGCCAGCTGGCCGCCCTCACCGCCGCGCTGCGGGCCGAGAACCCCGACCTGCTGATCGCCATCGACGAGGAGTCCGGCGACGTCACCCGGCTGGAGGCGGGCTCCGGCTCGTCCTGGCCGGGCAACCTCGCCCTCGGCGCGATCGACGACCCGGCGCTGACCCGCGACGTGGCCCGTGAGCTGGGCCGGGCCCTGGCCGCCGCCGGCGTGAACTACAACTGGGCGCCCACCGCCGACGTCAACTCCAACCCGCGCAACCCGGTGATCGGCGTCCGCTCCTTCGGCGCCGACCCGGAGCTGTGCGCCCGGCACACCGCCGCCTGGGTCGAGGGCCTGCAGTCGGCCGGCGTCGCGGCCTGCTCCAAGCACTTCCCGGGCCACGGCGACACCGCCGTCGACTCGCACCACGGGCTCCCGGTCATCGACGTCGACCTGGACGTGCTGCGCGCCCGCGACCTGGTGCCGTTCCAGGCCGCCATCGCCGCCGGGACCAAGGCCGTGATGACGGCCCACATCATGATCCCGGCGCTCGACCCGAAGCTGCCCGCCACGCTCAGCCCCACCGTGCTGCGCGACCTGCTGCGCGCGGCCCCGCAGGACGGCGGCCTGGGCTACCAGGGCCTGATCGTCAGCGACGCGATCGAGATGGGCGCCATCGCCGACACCTTCGGCATGGGCGAGGGCACCGTGCTGGCCCTGGCGGCCGGCGCGGACGCGATCTGCGTGGGCGGCGGGCTGGCCGACGAGGCCACCGTGCTGATGCTGCGGGACGCCATCGTGGCGGGCGTGCAGTCCGGCCGGCTCCCGGAGGAGCGGCTCGCCGACGCGGCCGCCCGGGTGCGCGCGCTGGGCAGCTGGGGCCGGATCGCGGCCCAGGGCGAGCGGCCGGAGGCGGACCTCGCGGTCGGCCTGCGGGCGGCCCGCCGGGCGCTGCGGGTGGTCCGCGCGCCGGGCCGGGAGGTCCTGCCGGTGACCGAGCGCCCGTTCGTGGCCTCGTTCTCCGCCGAGCCCAACATCGCCGTCGGCGACGTGACCCCGTGGGGCGTGGCCGGCATGCTGGCCGACCGCTTCCCGGGCACCCGGACCCGTGAGGTCGGCCCGGAGGCCGCCGAGCCGCAGGTGCTGGACGCGACGGTGGCCGAGGTGCTGGCCGAGGCCGCGGACCGCCGCCTGGTGCTGGTGGTCCGGGACGTCCACCGGCACGAGTGGATGTCGGCCGCGCTGGCCCGCCTGGTGGCGGCCCGGCCGGACGCCGCGGTGGTCGAGATGGGCCTGCCGCAGTCCGAGCCGGTCGGCGCGCTGCACATCGCCACCCACGGCGCGGCCCGGGTCTGCGGCCTGGCCGCGGTCGAGGTGCTCACCGGGCAGCCGGGGGCGATCGGCTGA
- a CDS encoding carbohydrate ABC transporter permease, translating to MRRSLIGRTWPNVVAVVLFVFFAFPVYWMISTAFKPSKDIISKTPVFVPLDATLEHFKTAVNVPKFWTYTANSFIVTVLAVVISLVIATLAAFAVARMRFRGRKAFVLVIMAAQMAPWEVMTIAVYLISRDNEMLNSLVPLTAFYMMMVLPFTIWTLRGFIAAVPKELEESAMVDGCTRTQAFVKVIFPLLAPGLMSTSLFGFITAWNEFPLVLIINKTDGQTLPLWLSSFQTAFGNDWGATMAASTLFALPVLILFVFLQRKAVGGLTDGAVKG from the coding sequence GTGAGGCGCTCGCTCATCGGACGCACCTGGCCCAACGTCGTCGCGGTCGTCCTCTTCGTCTTCTTCGCGTTCCCCGTCTACTGGATGATCAGCACGGCCTTCAAGCCGTCCAAGGACATCATCAGCAAGACGCCGGTGTTCGTGCCGCTCGACGCGACCCTGGAGCACTTCAAGACCGCGGTCAACGTGCCGAAGTTCTGGACGTACACCGCCAACAGCTTCATCGTCACCGTGCTCGCGGTGGTCATCTCGCTGGTGATCGCCACCCTGGCCGCCTTCGCCGTCGCCCGGATGCGCTTCCGCGGCCGCAAGGCCTTCGTGCTGGTCATCATGGCCGCGCAGATGGCGCCCTGGGAGGTCATGACCATCGCGGTCTACCTGATCTCCCGCGACAACGAGATGCTGAACAGCCTCGTCCCGCTCACCGCCTTCTACATGATGATGGTGCTGCCCTTCACCATCTGGACCCTGCGCGGATTCATCGCGGCGGTCCCGAAGGAGCTGGAGGAGTCGGCCATGGTGGACGGCTGCACCCGCACCCAGGCCTTCGTGAAGGTGATCTTCCCGCTGCTGGCGCCGGGCCTGATGTCCACCTCGCTGTTCGGCTTCATCACCGCCTGGAACGAGTTCCCGCTCGTCCTCATCATCAACAAGACCGACGGCCAGACCCTGCCGCTGTGGCTGTCCTCGTTCCAGACCGCCTTCGGCAACGACTGGGGCGCCACCATGGCGGCGTCGACGCTGTTCGCCCTCCCGGTGCTGATCCTGTTCGTCTTCCTGCAGCGCAAGGCGGTCGGTGGCCTCACCGACGGCGCCGTGAAGGGCTGA
- a CDS encoding sugar ABC transporter permease yields the protein MAVHSERVQTQSPESGKAAVATIETSAARSGGAGTAKKKSARPADGRSIGSRFAPYLLLLPATLATLALLGWPLLKTVLVSFQNLNARQLVQHLTEWNGFENYTEQLKDEQFWAVTGRSVAFTVLNVFLIMVGGALVGLLLNRLGKKMRLLLSIGLLLAWAMPVVASTTVYTWLFETRFGVVNWLLDALGWHSMAAYNWTGSQYSTFFVILLLLVWGSIPFVAFNMYAALTTIPKELYEAARMDGAGPVKIFTAVMFPNLKPFFLATTFLEVIWIFKAFTQIYAIKAGGPDGLTRTLPIHAFLEGSGRQHYGTGAAIAVLTILILGVLMAYYFRIILKQEDEL from the coding sequence ATGGCTGTGCATTCGGAGCGGGTGCAGACACAGTCCCCGGAGTCAGGGAAGGCTGCTGTGGCCACTATTGAGACGAGCGCCGCCCGCAGCGGCGGCGCCGGCACCGCGAAGAAGAAGAGCGCCAGACCGGCGGACGGGCGGAGCATCGGCTCCCGGTTCGCGCCGTACCTGCTGCTCCTGCCGGCCACTCTGGCCACCCTGGCCCTGTTGGGCTGGCCCCTGCTGAAGACCGTCCTGGTCTCGTTCCAGAACCTGAACGCGCGCCAGCTCGTCCAGCACCTGACCGAGTGGAACGGCTTCGAGAACTACACCGAGCAGCTCAAGGACGAGCAGTTCTGGGCCGTCACCGGCCGCTCGGTCGCCTTCACGGTGCTGAACGTCTTCCTGATCATGGTCGGCGGCGCGCTGGTCGGCCTGCTGCTCAACCGGCTCGGCAAGAAGATGCGGCTGCTGCTGTCGATCGGCCTGCTGCTCGCCTGGGCGATGCCGGTGGTCGCCTCGACCACCGTGTACACCTGGCTGTTCGAGACCCGGTTCGGTGTCGTCAACTGGCTGCTCGACGCCCTGGGCTGGCACTCGATGGCCGCCTACAACTGGACCGGCAGCCAGTACTCGACCTTCTTCGTGATCCTCCTGCTGCTGGTCTGGGGCTCGATCCCGTTCGTGGCGTTCAACATGTACGCGGCGCTGACCACCATCCCCAAGGAGCTCTACGAGGCGGCCCGGATGGACGGCGCGGGGCCGGTGAAGATCTTCACCGCGGTGATGTTCCCCAACCTCAAGCCGTTCTTCCTCGCCACGACCTTCCTCGAGGTCATCTGGATCTTCAAGGCCTTCACCCAGATCTACGCGATCAAGGCCGGCGGTCCCGACGGGCTCACCCGCACCCTGCCGATCCACGCCTTCCTGGAGGGCTCGGGCCGCCAGCACTACGGCACCGGTGCCGCGATCGCGGTGCTCACCATCCTGATCCTGGGCGTCCTGATGGCGTACTACTTCCGGATCATTCTGAAGCAGGAGGACGAGCTGTGA
- a CDS encoding extracellular solute-binding protein produces the protein MKRQLIAAVGVAAMVVGLAACGSDAKKDDSGSNSASGSSTAAAGKKDYNGKTLKVWLMTGSAPKGWEDSVKTEFESTYPGSKVEFQTQEWTGIGPKVTAALSEGSVDVLEVGNTQTAGYAATGGLLDITKDKAAIGGADWAANQSESAILDGKQYAAPWYVTNRVVSYNKDLWTKAGLSIPKTLDEFYTSLEKLKTTEGVADPIYMPGQEWYVYFGLLTSEGGKLAKKDGDKWTGGLSTPEAQKAFDVYKKLQGYSTTGAKDKDEAKPQQKDVFGKGDVGAMIGLGWELPDEKAMAKDKIGFFPLPGKTADKPSGAFLGGSNLAVASASKNTDMAKDFLKVALNDKNEGIVAASGLIPNKTALNDKVVGDFASAAKLAAVVGGITPTTPNWASVENDPNPIKEFLTAALTGDYAAAAKKADDEIAKRLNAKQ, from the coding sequence GTGAAGCGTCAGCTCATCGCGGCGGTCGGCGTCGCGGCCATGGTTGTTGGTCTCGCGGCCTGTGGCTCGGACGCCAAGAAGGACGACAGCGGCAGCAACTCCGCGTCCGGCAGCTCGACCGCCGCGGCCGGCAAGAAGGACTACAACGGCAAGACGCTCAAGGTGTGGCTGATGACCGGCTCGGCCCCCAAGGGCTGGGAGGACTCGGTCAAGACCGAGTTCGAGTCGACCTACCCGGGCTCCAAGGTCGAGTTCCAGACCCAGGAGTGGACCGGCATCGGTCCCAAGGTCACCGCCGCGCTCTCCGAGGGTTCCGTCGACGTCCTCGAGGTCGGCAACACCCAGACGGCGGGCTACGCCGCCACCGGTGGTCTGCTCGACATCACCAAGGACAAGGCCGCCATCGGCGGTGCCGACTGGGCCGCCAACCAGAGCGAGTCCGCGATCCTGGACGGCAAGCAGTACGCCGCCCCGTGGTACGTCACCAACCGCGTCGTCTCCTACAACAAGGACCTCTGGACCAAGGCCGGTCTGAGCATCCCGAAGACGCTGGACGAGTTCTACACCTCGCTGGAGAAGCTCAAGACCACCGAGGGCGTCGCCGACCCGATCTACATGCCGGGCCAGGAGTGGTACGTCTACTTCGGTCTCCTCACCAGCGAGGGCGGCAAGCTGGCGAAGAAGGACGGCGACAAGTGGACCGGCGGTCTGTCGACCCCCGAGGCGCAGAAGGCGTTCGACGTCTACAAGAAGCTCCAGGGCTACTCGACCACGGGTGCCAAGGACAAGGACGAGGCCAAGCCGCAGCAGAAGGACGTCTTCGGCAAGGGTGACGTCGGCGCGATGATCGGCCTCGGCTGGGAGCTCCCGGACGAGAAGGCCATGGCCAAGGACAAGATCGGCTTCTTCCCGCTCCCGGGCAAGACCGCCGACAAGCCCTCCGGCGCCTTCCTCGGCGGCTCGAACCTGGCCGTCGCCTCGGCCAGCAAGAACACCGACATGGCCAAGGACTTCCTGAAGGTCGCCCTCAACGACAAGAACGAGGGCATCGTCGCCGCCTCGGGTCTCATCCCGAACAAGACGGCGCTGAACGACAAGGTCGTCGGTGACTTCGCGTCCGCCGCGAAGCTGGCCGCGGTCGTCGGTGGCATCACCCCGACCACCCCGAACTGGGCGAGCGTCGAGAACGACCCGAACCCGATCAAGGAGTTCCTGACCGCTGCCCTGACCGGCGACTACGCCGCCGCCGCCAAGAAGGCGGACGACGAGATCGCCAAGCGTCTCAACGCCAAGCAGTAG
- a CDS encoding GntR family transcriptional regulator: MSSDGGSTAQVNDPQAKSLAAQGGSDPTARVPKYYGLKRHLLQLTETQPAGTPVPPERALAAQFDTSRTTVRQALQELVVEGRLERIQGKGTFVAKPKVAQALQLTSYTEDMRAQGLEPTSRLIEIGYITADDRLAPLLDIKPGGRVLRIERLRLANGDPMAIEVAHLSAKRFPALRRNLAKHNSLYTALREVYGVTVAEAEETIETTLADPREAGLLGSDLGLPMLQLSRHSFDAEGDPVEWVRSIYRGDRYKFITRLQRPEPA; encoded by the coding sequence ATGAGCAGCGACGGGGGCAGCACGGCCCAGGTCAACGACCCCCAGGCGAAGAGCCTCGCCGCCCAGGGCGGCTCGGACCCGACCGCCAGGGTGCCGAAGTACTACGGCCTCAAGCGCCACCTGCTGCAGCTCACCGAGACCCAGCCCGCCGGTACCCCGGTACCGCCCGAACGGGCACTGGCGGCGCAGTTCGACACCTCGCGCACCACCGTCCGGCAGGCCCTGCAGGAGCTCGTCGTCGAGGGGCGGCTCGAGCGCATCCAGGGCAAGGGCACCTTCGTCGCCAAGCCCAAGGTGGCCCAGGCCCTCCAGCTGACCTCCTACACCGAGGACATGCGCGCCCAGGGGCTGGAGCCCACCTCCCGGCTGATCGAGATCGGCTACATCACCGCCGACGACCGGCTGGCCCCGCTGCTGGACATCAAGCCCGGCGGCCGGGTGCTGCGGATCGAGCGCCTGCGGCTGGCCAACGGCGACCCGATGGCGATCGAGGTGGCCCATCTGTCCGCCAAGCGCTTCCCGGCCCTGCGCCGCAACCTGGCCAAGCACAACTCCCTCTACACGGCGCTGCGCGAGGTCTACGGGGTGACCGTGGCCGAGGCCGAGGAGACCATCGAGACCACCCTGGCCGACCCGCGCGAGGCCGGGCTGCTCGGCTCCGACCTCGGCCTGCCGATGCTCCAGCTGTCCCGGCACTCCTTCGACGCCGAGGGCGACCCGGTCGAGTGGGTCCGCTCGATCTACCGGGGCGACCGCTACAAGTTCATCACCCGCCTCCAGCGGCCCGAGCCGGCGTAG
- a CDS encoding DUF3311 domain-containing protein, with the protein MPEPEEPPGHRLPAVTPERVLAVLALLVPIVAMLWVGSYDKLGPEVGGVPFFYWYQLLWVPASAVFTVAAYLLINRDEKARRAARAGKAGEVR; encoded by the coding sequence ATGCCCGAGCCAGAAGAGCCACCGGGTCACCGCCTGCCGGCGGTCACCCCCGAGCGGGTGCTGGCCGTGCTCGCCCTGCTGGTGCCGATCGTCGCGATGCTCTGGGTGGGCTCGTACGACAAGCTCGGCCCCGAGGTGGGCGGCGTCCCCTTCTTCTACTGGTACCAGCTGCTCTGGGTGCCGGCCTCGGCCGTCTTCACGGTCGCGGCCTACCTGCTGATCAACCGCGACGAGAAGGCCCGCCGGGCCGCCCGCGCCGGGAAGGCGGGTGAGGTCCGGTGA
- the mctP gene encoding monocarboxylate uptake permease MctP, which translates to MNGVNVPALTVFVLFFLLVTVMGFLASRWRRADNAHHLDEWGLGGRSFGTWVTWFLLGGDLYTAYTFVAVPAAVYATGAAGFFAVPYTIIAYPLVFLFLPRLWSVSRVHGYVTPADFVRGRYGSRPLSLMVALTGILATMPYIALQLVGIQAVLDVLGVGGGENANWFVKDLPLFIAFGVLAAYTYSSGLRAPALIAFVKDALVYVVIIVAVIYIPIRLGGYGHIFDAVGEKFAAPKSGGSLTVPENKQWTYATLALGSAMALFMYPHSVTGVLASKSRNTVRRNMAIMPAYSLMLGLLALLGFMAIAAGVGQGDKGFNTQLSVPQLFENMFPDWFTGVAFAAIGIGALVPAAIMSIAAANLFTRNVYKEFLKPAATPADETRVAKLVSLLVKVGALVFVLGMDKQAAINLQLLGGLWILQTFVSIVGGLFTRWFHHWALLAGWAAGMVYGTWKAYGIASPKTKHFGGNAAEIPGIGEIGYIGLTAFVLNLLVAVVLTLVLRAVDAPPGTDETRPGDYSAESGDVEPKNAPEPVAAR; encoded by the coding sequence GTGAACGGGGTCAACGTGCCCGCGCTGACGGTCTTCGTCCTCTTCTTCCTGCTGGTCACCGTGATGGGCTTCCTGGCCTCCCGGTGGCGGCGCGCCGACAACGCCCACCACCTGGACGAATGGGGCCTGGGCGGACGCAGCTTCGGGACCTGGGTCACCTGGTTCCTGCTGGGCGGCGACCTCTACACCGCCTACACCTTCGTGGCCGTGCCCGCCGCGGTCTACGCGACCGGTGCGGCGGGCTTCTTCGCCGTCCCCTACACGATCATCGCCTACCCGCTGGTCTTCCTCTTCCTCCCCCGGCTCTGGTCGGTCTCCCGGGTGCACGGCTACGTCACGCCCGCCGACTTCGTGCGCGGGCGGTACGGCTCCCGGCCGCTGTCGCTGATGGTCGCGCTGACCGGCATCCTCGCCACCATGCCGTACATCGCGCTCCAGCTGGTCGGCATCCAGGCGGTGCTGGACGTGCTGGGCGTCGGCGGCGGCGAGAACGCCAACTGGTTCGTCAAGGACCTGCCGCTGTTCATCGCCTTCGGGGTGCTCGCCGCGTACACCTACTCCTCCGGGCTGCGCGCGCCGGCACTGATCGCCTTCGTCAAGGACGCCCTCGTCTACGTGGTGATCATCGTCGCGGTGATCTACATCCCGATCCGGCTCGGCGGCTACGGCCACATCTTCGACGCGGTCGGCGAGAAGTTCGCCGCGCCCAAGTCCGGTGGCTCGCTCACCGTGCCGGAGAACAAGCAGTGGACGTACGCGACGCTGGCGCTCGGCTCGGCGATGGCCCTGTTCATGTACCCGCACTCGGTCACCGGCGTGCTGGCCAGCAAGTCCCGCAACACCGTGCGCCGGAACATGGCGATCATGCCCGCCTACTCGCTGATGCTCGGCCTGCTGGCGCTGCTCGGCTTCATGGCGATCGCGGCCGGTGTCGGCCAGGGCGACAAGGGCTTCAACACCCAGCTCTCGGTGCCGCAGCTGTTCGAGAACATGTTCCCCGACTGGTTCACCGGCGTCGCCTTCGCCGCGATCGGGATCGGCGCGCTGGTCCCGGCCGCGATCATGTCCATCGCGGCGGCGAACCTGTTCACCCGCAACGTCTACAAGGAGTTCCTGAAGCCGGCCGCCACCCCGGCCGACGAGACCCGGGTCGCCAAGCTGGTCTCGCTGCTCGTCAAGGTCGGCGCGCTGGTCTTCGTGCTCGGCATGGACAAGCAGGCGGCGATCAACCTCCAGCTGCTCGGCGGTCTGTGGATCCTGCAGACCTTCGTCTCCATCGTCGGCGGCCTGTTCACCCGCTGGTTCCACCACTGGGCGCTGCTGGCCGGCTGGGCGGCCGGCATGGTCTACGGCACCTGGAAGGCCTACGGGATCGCCAGCCCCAAGACCAAGCACTTCGGCGGGAACGCGGCCGAGATCCCCGGCATCGGCGAGATCGGCTACATCGGGCTCACCGCCTTCGTGCTCAACCTGCTGGTCGCGGTGGTGCTGACGCTGGTCCTGCGCGCCGTCGACGCGCCCCCCGGGACGGACGAGACCCGGCCGGGCGACTACAGCGCCGAGAGCGGCGACGTGGAGCCGAAGAACGCGCCGGAGCCCGTGGCAGCGCGCTGA
- a CDS encoding histidine phosphatase family protein produces MAELGTTLNGQHHHTDGRHRTAAPHRPAGPTAAPGLSSVPSVLIATRHGESTANVEFQHAEAAGALSVPISCRDADIPLSMHGQQQAQALGRWWAGLPSADRPRSVWCSPYVRTAETARIALAQAAGLGAVPVSLAVRYDERLRDRELGVLEMLTRAAIEADHPGEAARRRKMGELYYRPPGGESWADVALRVRSVLRDICAEDAGRPVLLVAHDCTVLMLRYALDRLSEEQLTALEPVRNCSTSLWRAEAGRLRPEHWNTTGHLEPTD; encoded by the coding sequence ATGGCAGAACTCGGCACCACCCTCAACGGCCAGCACCACCACACCGACGGACGGCACCGGACGGCCGCCCCGCACCGGCCCGCCGGTCCCACCGCGGCTCCCGGCCTGTCCTCCGTCCCCTCCGTCCTGATCGCCACCCGCCACGGCGAGTCCACCGCCAACGTCGAGTTCCAGCACGCCGAGGCGGCCGGCGCGCTCAGCGTCCCGATCAGCTGCCGGGACGCGGACATCCCGCTCTCGATGCACGGCCAGCAGCAGGCGCAGGCCCTCGGCCGCTGGTGGGCCGGGCTGCCGAGCGCCGACCGGCCGCGCAGCGTCTGGTGCTCGCCGTACGTGCGCACCGCCGAGACCGCCCGGATCGCGCTCGCCCAGGCCGCCGGCCTCGGCGCCGTCCCGGTCTCGCTCGCCGTCCGCTACGACGAGCGGCTGCGCGACCGCGAGCTCGGCGTCCTGGAGATGCTCACCAGGGCCGCCATCGAGGCCGACCACCCCGGGGAGGCGGCCCGGCGGCGGAAGATGGGCGAGCTGTACTACCGCCCGCCCGGCGGCGAGTCCTGGGCCGACGTGGCGCTGCGGGTGCGCAGCGTGCTGCGCGACATCTGCGCCGAGGACGCCGGGCGGCCGGTCCTGCTGGTCGCGCACGACTGCACCGTGCTCATGCTCCGCTACGCGCTGGACCGGCTCTCCGAGGAGCAGCTGACCGCGCTGGAGCCGGTGCGCAACTGCTCCACCAGCCTCTGGCGCGCCGAGGCCGGCCGGCTGCGGCCGGAGCACTGGAACACCACCGGGCACCTGGAGCCCACGGACTGA